A genomic segment from Parafrankia discariae encodes:
- a CDS encoding acyl-CoA thioesterase, whose translation MFSLDAVLASLELEPVDTDRYRAGSIQLGGPVAHGGQLLAQSLVAALVGQDGKKVKTLHTVFARAARPDTPLDIAVTRQHSGRSLAASAVSISQGGRLCVQSQVLLTGDEPDFISYAETHPAPPPVPPTEPAGAAGVETNGSGGWQVRVVGDVDISDPDEVGPPELDVWIRWPGAPDDLVTSQALLALSTDSFLIGTAMRPHPGVGQRLAHVSLSTGVLSHTITFHQPGPASEWVLLAHRSPYAGHGRSYGQGSAYRGGGALVASFVQDNMIRAMAASGARHL comes from the coding sequence ATGTTCTCCCTCGACGCGGTCCTCGCGTCCCTCGAGCTCGAGCCCGTCGACACCGACCGCTACCGCGCCGGCAGCATCCAGCTCGGCGGCCCGGTGGCGCACGGTGGGCAGCTGCTGGCGCAGTCCCTGGTGGCGGCGCTGGTCGGCCAGGACGGCAAGAAGGTCAAGACCCTGCACACCGTGTTCGCGCGGGCGGCGCGCCCGGACACGCCGCTCGACATCGCGGTGACCCGCCAGCACTCCGGGCGGAGCCTGGCGGCCAGCGCGGTGTCGATCAGCCAGGGCGGGCGGCTGTGCGTGCAGTCGCAGGTGCTGCTCACCGGCGACGAGCCGGACTTCATCAGCTACGCCGAGACGCACCCGGCGCCGCCCCCCGTCCCGCCGACGGAGCCGGCGGGCGCCGCGGGTGTCGAGACGAACGGCTCCGGCGGCTGGCAGGTGCGGGTCGTCGGCGACGTGGACATCAGCGACCCCGACGAGGTGGGCCCGCCCGAGCTCGACGTCTGGATCCGCTGGCCCGGGGCGCCCGACGACCTGGTGACCTCGCAGGCGCTGCTGGCGCTCTCCACCGACAGCTTCCTCATCGGGACCGCGATGCGGCCGCATCCCGGCGTCGGCCAGCGCCTGGCCCACGTGTCGCTGTCGACCGGGGTGCTCAGCCACACGATCACCTTCCACCAGCCCGGCCCGGCGTCGGAATGGGTGCTGCTGGCGCACCGCAGCCCTTACGCGGGGCACGGTCGCAGCTACGGCCAGGGCAGCGCGTACCGCGGCGGCGGCGCTCTGGTGGCCTCCTTCGTGCAGGACAACATGATCCGGGCGATGGCGGCCTCGGGCGCCCGCCACCTGTGA